TATCTCAACCGTGACTTTCACGCAGACGCACCGAACGAGAAATGGCTGACGGATGTCACTGAGTTCAAGTATTACGTCGGGGGGAACGCTCACAAAGTATATCTGAGTGCCATACTGGATCTCTATGATCGCAGGATCGTGGCATATAAAATCGGCGAGCATAATGACAATCCGCTGGTTATGAGCACGTTTGATGAAGCTGTAGAGCGTGAGCCCGAGGCACATCCATTGTTTCACAGTGACCGAGGCTTCCAGTACACGAGCAAACAGTTCTCGGGGAGACTAAAGAGAAACCGAATGAAGCAGAGCATGTCCAGAGTAGCCCATTGCATTGACAATGGGCCTATGGAAGGCTTCTGGGGGATCCTGAAGCGTGAAATGTACTACAGGAAACGCTTCACCTCAAAGATGGATCTGGTGAAGACCATAGAGTCATACATCAGGTATTACAACACGGAGCGGTTCCAACGGAAATTGCATCTGATGACACCTGCCGAATACCATGCAAGCTTCTATACTGCGGCGTAAAAGAACCGCCAGCCGATTACTCGACTGGCGGTACGGGACTTTTTGATTTTTCACTGTCCTATTGACGGGGAGCAGACCACCAAAACGGGAGAGGCGGTTTTATTTACATATGTAATTGAGGGTGTTTGGAGGAGTAGTGAGACGAGGTCTTCTCCTGCGGTCTCTGGTATTACTGCTCTACTGCTGTTTTCATTTAGTGTCCGCATCCGCCACC
This is a stretch of genomic DNA from Jonquetella anthropi DSM 22815. It encodes these proteins:
- a CDS encoding IS3 family transposase, which encodes MTEAKHYPLQKLCQCQRLSRSAYYRWLKGPVSFSEKYNTELSEKIKAIHENHPDMGYRRIRDELERNHGIAVNDKRVLRICRGERIQSTIKWRPKSCTRSSQDPAHIAKNYLNRDFHADAPNEKWLTDVTEFKYYVGGNAHKVYLSAILDLYDRRIVAYKIGEHNDNPLVMSTFDEAVEREPEAHPLFHSDRGFQYTSKQFSGRLKRNRMKQSMSRVAHCIDNGPMEGFWGILKREMYYRKRFTSKMDLVKTIESYIRYYNTERFQRKLHLMTPAEYHASFYTAA